In Rutidosis leptorrhynchoides isolate AG116_Rl617_1_P2 chromosome 2, CSIRO_AGI_Rlap_v1, whole genome shotgun sequence, one genomic interval encodes:
- the LOC139893111 gene encoding probable ubiquitin-like-specific protease 2B isoform X1, with product MNISRISTTLIEDPSTTIMGNSDAVFNVADHPHESSPELRTTEVNVAAMPTSPMNDKPNSNILDLFPSLDEPDEAADVDMDENESTCERSSSSRDAADDNVAGPSLGHCIGGWESDNEDTAKVVFYPDYVIYNNNYYTDPVIYFTSDFIEMEGSTTDRNDQTYRCKWKIEDILNIRSHWHDQLEMVMIHVLTKDTLQIETVDCTSGVELKFPVIGSSFVGRLEAITSLNVEYEALWSILHASDDTMVGHTKYLPDFDRPNEEVVYPKGDADAVSISKRDFDLLLPDTFVNDTIIDFYIKHLKNKINPEERHRFHFFNSFFFRKLADPDKDSLDASQGRVAYQRVKKWTRKVNLFEKDFVFIPVNYNYHWSLILICHLTEMATYKDEDANESTKVPCVLHMDSFRGSHTGLKGLVQSYLKEEWIERKQVASEDIRSRFDNLRFISLELPQQPNLYDCGLFLLHYVELFLEQAPSHFNPFKITNGSKFLNVDWFHPTEACFKRRVIQRLICNLLNNPNKESSSTAGNEEQRHLSVPIKVDKFSASNLPEEGCNLTTPQENSYAFHDIGISLTPSLSVRCVDGPTITLKSSCNSRLLLDSPFPTFDRSTTFDVYNGSLTPIKEYEEDIGEFVHTEPVSGIQQGDDIIPDSPYLSQEDYRTQELWQAPANNLDSSREASTSDCEDAIEIVNVKSQLDYEFSLKNKIVEDQPRSPVLDTSSEYVQINDGNGDDGPTSSFGLPDTQVNGTTGSENSSGVELDVQHPTKKIRMTEI from the exons atgaacattagtcGTATTTCTACTACCTTAATAGAAGATCCTTCTACTACAATAATGGGCAATTCAGATGCTGTTTTTAACGTTGCTGATCACCCTCATGAATCGAGTCCAGAACTTAGAACTACAGAGGTCAATGTGGCTGCTATGCCAACTTCACCTATGAACGACAAACCAAATTCTAACATCCTAGATTTGTTTCCCAGTCTGGATGAACCT GATGAGGCAGCTGATGTGGACATGGATGAAAATGAAAGCACGTGTGAGAGATCTTCATCTTCTCGTGATGCTGCAGACGACAATG TTGCTGGACCATCATTAGGTCACTGTATTGGTGGCTGGGAATCG GATAACGAAGATACGGCAAAAGTAGTCTTCTATCCTGATTACGTGATATacaataataactattatacaGATCCTGTGATATATTTTACTAGCGATTTCATAGAAATGGAGGGTTCAACTACAGACCGAAATGACCAAACCTATAGATGCAAATGGAAAATTGAGGATATACTTAATATCAGATCTCATTGGCATGACCAG CTTGAGATGGTGATGATTCATGTACTTACAAAGGATACATTACAGATTGAAACGGTTGACTGCACTTCAG GCGTTGAGTTGAAATTTCCAGTTATTGGGTCTAGTTTTGTTGGAAGACTTGAAGCAATTACGTCTTTAAATGTCGAATACGAAGCTTTATGGAGCATCTTGCATGCGTCAGA CGACACTATGGTTGGACACACAAAATATCTTCCCGA TTTTGATCGACCTAATGAAGAGGTTGTGTATCCAAAGGGGGATGCTGATGCTGTTTCAATAAGTAAGAGAGACTTTGATTTACTGCTACCAGACACATTTGTCAACGACACCATCATTGACTTTTATATCAA ACACTTGAAAAATAAAATTAACCCTGAGGAGAGACATAGGTTCCACTTTTTCAACAGTTTTTTCTTCCGGAAGCTCGCTGATCCTGATAAAGATTCACTCGATGCGTCTCAAGGGAGGGTGGCTTATCAACGTGTAAAGAAGTGGACTAGGAAAGTCAACCTTTTCGAGAAAGATTTCGTTTTTATTCCTGTAAATTATAA ttaTCACTGGAGTCTTATTCTCATTTGTCATCTTACGGAAATGGCAACCTACAAAg ATGAAGATGCAAACGAGTCAACTAAAGTCCCTTGTGTTTTGCATATGGATTCTTTTAGAGGCAGTCATACTGGTCTCAAAGGTCTTGTCCAAAG TTACCTCAAGGAAGAGTGGATAGAGCGGAAACAGGTTGCGTCTGAAGATATTCGCTCAAGATTTGACAATTTGAGATTTATTTCACTAGAG TTGCCGCAACAACCGAATTTATATGATTGCGGTTTATTCCTGCTCCACTATGTGGAATTATTTCTGGAGCAAGCTCCTTCACATTTTAACCCGTTTAAGATCACGAATGGGTCAAAATTT CTTAATGTGGATTGGTTTCATCCAACTGAAGCGTGTTTCAAAAGAAGAGTTATACAAAGATTAATCTGTAACTTACTGAATAATCCTAATAAGGAATCTTCTTCCACTGCTGGTAATGAAGAACAGCGCCACCTCAGCGTTCCAATAAAAGTCGACAAATTTAGTGCTTCAAATTTACCCGAAGAGGGTTGCAACCTTACTACGCCTCAAGAAAATTCTTATGCTTTTCATGATATTGGAATCTCGTTAACACCATCATTGTCTGTACGTTGTGTTGATGGTCCCACCATAACTTTAAAGTCATCCTGTAACTCGAGATTACTTTTGGATTCACCTTTTCCAACTTTCGATCGATCAACTACATTCGATGTGTATAATGGTTCTTTGACCCCAATTAAG GAATATGAGGAAGACATTGGGGAGTTTGTTCATACCGAACCAGTATCTGGAATCCAACAAGGCGATGACATCATACCCGACAGTCCTTATTTATCCCAGGAGGATTATAGAACTCAGGAACTGTGGCAAGCTCCAGCGAACAATCTTGATTCATCACGAGAGGCATCAACATCTGATTGCGAAGATGCCATAGAAATAGTCAATGTAAAAAGTCAACTTGATTATGAATTTAGCCTGAAGAATAAAATAGTGGAAGATCAACCAAGATCACCTGTATTGGACACCTCGTCAGAGTATGTTCAGATCAACGATGGTAATGGAGATGATGGTCCCACATCATCTTTCGGTTTGCCTGATACGCAAGTTAATGGAACCACTGGTTCGGAAAACAGCTCAGGTGTGGAATTAGATGTGCAGCACCCCACCAAAAAGATCCGGATGACGGAAATATGA
- the LOC139893111 gene encoding probable ubiquitin-like-specific protease 2B isoform X2, translated as MNISRISTTLIEDPSTTIMGNSDAVFNVADHPHESSPELRTTEVNVAAMPTSPMNDKPNSNILDLFPSLDEPDEAADVDMDENESTCERSSSSRDAADDNVAGPSLGHCIGGWESDNEDTAKVVFYPDYVIYNNNYYTDPVIYFTSDFIEMEGSTTDRNDQTYRCKWKIEDILNIRSHWHDQLEMVMIHVLTKDTLQIETVDCTSGVELKFPVIGSSFVGRLEAITSLNVEYEALWSILHASDDTMVGHTKYLPDFDRPNEEVVYPKGDADAVSISKRDFDLLLPDTFVNDTIIDFYIKHLKNKINPEERHRFHFFNSFFFRKLADPDKDSLDASQGRVAYQRVKKWTRKVNLFEKDFVFIPVNYNYHWSLILICHLTEMATYKDEDANESTKVPCVLHMDSFRGSHTGLKGLVQSYLKEEWIERKQVASEDIRSRFDNLRFISLELPQQPNLYDCGLFLLHYVELFLEQAPSHFNPFKITNGSKFLNVDWFHPTEACFKRRVIQRLICNLLNNPNKESSSTAGNEEQRHLSVPIKVDKFSASNLPEEGCNLTTPQENSYAFHDIGISLTPSLSVRCVDGPTITLKSSCNSRLLLDSPFPTFDRSTTFDVYNGSLTPIKSYF; from the exons atgaacattagtcGTATTTCTACTACCTTAATAGAAGATCCTTCTACTACAATAATGGGCAATTCAGATGCTGTTTTTAACGTTGCTGATCACCCTCATGAATCGAGTCCAGAACTTAGAACTACAGAGGTCAATGTGGCTGCTATGCCAACTTCACCTATGAACGACAAACCAAATTCTAACATCCTAGATTTGTTTCCCAGTCTGGATGAACCT GATGAGGCAGCTGATGTGGACATGGATGAAAATGAAAGCACGTGTGAGAGATCTTCATCTTCTCGTGATGCTGCAGACGACAATG TTGCTGGACCATCATTAGGTCACTGTATTGGTGGCTGGGAATCG GATAACGAAGATACGGCAAAAGTAGTCTTCTATCCTGATTACGTGATATacaataataactattatacaGATCCTGTGATATATTTTACTAGCGATTTCATAGAAATGGAGGGTTCAACTACAGACCGAAATGACCAAACCTATAGATGCAAATGGAAAATTGAGGATATACTTAATATCAGATCTCATTGGCATGACCAG CTTGAGATGGTGATGATTCATGTACTTACAAAGGATACATTACAGATTGAAACGGTTGACTGCACTTCAG GCGTTGAGTTGAAATTTCCAGTTATTGGGTCTAGTTTTGTTGGAAGACTTGAAGCAATTACGTCTTTAAATGTCGAATACGAAGCTTTATGGAGCATCTTGCATGCGTCAGA CGACACTATGGTTGGACACACAAAATATCTTCCCGA TTTTGATCGACCTAATGAAGAGGTTGTGTATCCAAAGGGGGATGCTGATGCTGTTTCAATAAGTAAGAGAGACTTTGATTTACTGCTACCAGACACATTTGTCAACGACACCATCATTGACTTTTATATCAA ACACTTGAAAAATAAAATTAACCCTGAGGAGAGACATAGGTTCCACTTTTTCAACAGTTTTTTCTTCCGGAAGCTCGCTGATCCTGATAAAGATTCACTCGATGCGTCTCAAGGGAGGGTGGCTTATCAACGTGTAAAGAAGTGGACTAGGAAAGTCAACCTTTTCGAGAAAGATTTCGTTTTTATTCCTGTAAATTATAA ttaTCACTGGAGTCTTATTCTCATTTGTCATCTTACGGAAATGGCAACCTACAAAg ATGAAGATGCAAACGAGTCAACTAAAGTCCCTTGTGTTTTGCATATGGATTCTTTTAGAGGCAGTCATACTGGTCTCAAAGGTCTTGTCCAAAG TTACCTCAAGGAAGAGTGGATAGAGCGGAAACAGGTTGCGTCTGAAGATATTCGCTCAAGATTTGACAATTTGAGATTTATTTCACTAGAG TTGCCGCAACAACCGAATTTATATGATTGCGGTTTATTCCTGCTCCACTATGTGGAATTATTTCTGGAGCAAGCTCCTTCACATTTTAACCCGTTTAAGATCACGAATGGGTCAAAATTT CTTAATGTGGATTGGTTTCATCCAACTGAAGCGTGTTTCAAAAGAAGAGTTATACAAAGATTAATCTGTAACTTACTGAATAATCCTAATAAGGAATCTTCTTCCACTGCTGGTAATGAAGAACAGCGCCACCTCAGCGTTCCAATAAAAGTCGACAAATTTAGTGCTTCAAATTTACCCGAAGAGGGTTGCAACCTTACTACGCCTCAAGAAAATTCTTATGCTTTTCATGATATTGGAATCTCGTTAACACCATCATTGTCTGTACGTTGTGTTGATGGTCCCACCATAACTTTAAAGTCATCCTGTAACTCGAGATTACTTTTGGATTCACCTTTTCCAACTTTCGATCGATCAACTACATTCGATGTGTATAATGGTTCTTTGACCCCAATTAAG TCTTATTTCTGA